Genomic segment of Verrucomicrobiota bacterium:
CCACTTGGAAGGGTGAAGGTGGCGGCGTATTGCTCAACCAATGCCCGCACAATCTGGATATGTTCACCTGGCTGGCGGGACGCCCCGCGAAAGTGCGCGGTTTCTGCCAGTTAGGACGTTTCCATAACATTGAGGTTGAAGACAATGTGACCGCCTTTCTGGAATACCCGAATGGCGGCACCGGAGTATTCATCACGTCCACAGGCGAAGCCCCAGGCACAAACCGGCTGGAAATCATTGGTGAACGCGGTAAGTTGTTGTTGGAGCACGGCAAGATCACCTTTACCCGCAACGAAGTTTCCATGCTGCAGTTCAGCAAAATAGCCAAAGCAGGCTTTGCGAAACCAGACGTATGGAATGTCGAAATTCCCGTGGAAGGCGGCGCGCAGCACCACGAAATATCGCAAAATTTCGTGGATGCCATTCTGGATGGCACGCAACTCATCGCCCCGGCTTCCGAAGGAATCTGGTCCATCGAACTTGCCAATGCGATTTTATACTCCTCGCTGACCAACCAGACGATTGACCTGCCGTTAAACAGCGCGGACTACGAACAGAAGCTGCAGCAGTTGATCGCCGAATCAAAATTCGAGAAGAAAGTTGTACAGACCATCGGAGAAGACTTCTCGAAATCATTCAGTCGGTAATTTGGAACCTGAAAAGGGACAGTTCTATCCATGGATTTTACTCATGGCACGGATGGAACACAACCTGTCTCATTTTTGCGATGGCACGCCCAAAAGCTGGACGTTTCTCAAAAATGATGCATTTGCAACTAGTTAATCATTAGTATTTTATAAAACCAGATCGCCACACTTAAACTCGGCCAGCTTTATGCTATAGCAGGAGTTGTCGTATGAAACTGGCTGTGTTTATCGAGCGTGATGGCGTTCTGAATCATGTGCGTTCTGAAAGGCAGGTTCAGATCACGCCGTTAAGTTTGTCTGAGTTCCATTTAAAACTGGACGCCGTGCTTCCTTTGCGTCGCCTGCAAGCGGCAGGGTTTGTTGTGCTGGCCACGACCAACCAGCCGGGGTTGTCGCGCGGTTACCAATCCAGGCGCGATCTGGATTTGATGCATGAGCTAATGCGCGGGAAGTTGGGCTTGGATGGCATCCTGGTTTGTCCGCACGACGAAACCGACCGCTGTCCCTGCCGAAAACCAAAACCTGGCCTGCTTACCGAAGCGGCCTTCACCTGGCATTTCGATCTCGACCACTCTTTTGTGATCAGTGACAAATGGCTGGATGCTGACGCCGCCCGGCAAGTGGGATGCACCTCGCTGATGATTCGATCCCAGTGGATTGGGCAGGTGCATCACGACTTTGTCGTGCCAAGTTTGGAAGCGGCGGTGGAGAAACTCCTTCACCTGCACACGCAACAATTCATGCTGACGCATTGACCGGATAGCGAAATGGGCGCGACAATTTCGTAAAATTTGTGGCGCAACTGTTTTTCCAAGTCTATTTTTGTTTCTCCATCACCGGAAGCTCGCTGGGATACGGGTCAAATTTCATCTCGGGAACATCGTTGGGACTGACACGTCGGGAACCACCGACCACCGTGACTTGGCCATTATCACCTTTCCGCAGGTGCGGACGGGTATTGGAGTAGTCATGGCTCTGCCGGCACACAATATCT
This window contains:
- a CDS encoding HAD-IIIA family hydrolase; the protein is MKLAVFIERDGVLNHVRSERQVQITPLSLSEFHLKLDAVLPLRRLQAAGFVVLATTNQPGLSRGYQSRRDLDLMHELMRGKLGLDGILVCPHDETDRCPCRKPKPGLLTEAAFTWHFDLDHSFVISDKWLDADAARQVGCTSLMIRSQWIGQVHHDFVVPSLEAAVEKLLHLHTQQFMLTH
- a CDS encoding Gfo/Idh/MocA family oxidoreductase, with product MNKVRFGIIGMGNMGKFHADYLMKGRITRGELAAVSDSFTPNLEPFKDKVTTFDSSEKLIRSGKVDAVIIATPHYLHTSIGIDALQNNLHVLVEKPISVHKADCERLLAAHTNQKLVFAAMFQMRTDPRYKRIKRLIADGELGEILRTNWIVTDWYRTETYYASGGWRATWKGEGGGVLLNQCPHNLDMFTWLAGRPAKVRGFCQLGRFHNIEVEDNVTAFLEYPNGGTGVFITSTGEAPGTNRLEIIGERGKLLLEHGKITFTRNEVSMLQFSKIAKAGFAKPDVWNVEIPVEGGAQHHEISQNFVDAILDGTQLIAPASEGIWSIELANAILYSSLTNQTIDLPLNSADYEQKLQQLIAESKFEKKVVQTIGEDFSKSFSR